The Pseudomonas sp. KU26590 genomic sequence GACCCATTTACCCCGCCTGTATTGGGTGCAAAAAAAAGAGGAGCCACGAGAGCTCCCCAGAGGTAACCGTTCAGCCTGCCGCGTCTGTGCGCGGCAGGCCGTTAACTGTGCAGCGACTGTCTCAGCCCTCGATCTCGACCAAAATCTCGCCCGGGTTAACGCGATCGCCTTTCGCGACATGAATTGCCACGACTTTGCCGGCGACAGCAGCCTGAACTTCGGTCTCCATCTTCATCGCTTCAGTGATCAGGACCGCCTGGCCGGCGCGGACGGTATCGCCCTCCTTCACCAGCACGTCGACGATATTGCCCGGCATGGAAGTGCTGACATGGCCCGGTTTGCTGGCCTGCGCACGCTTGCCGATGCCACTGCCGACGAACTCATTGAGTGGCTCGAACACCACTTCTTCCGGCATGCCATCAATGGAAAGATAGAAGTGACGCTTGCCCTCGGCCTTGACGCCCACGCCGGTGATATCGACGCGGTAGCTTTCGCCGTGAACGTCGATGACGAATTCGGTCGGGACGCCCTCGCCACCTGATTTCGCCACCGCGCCAGGCTCGGGAATCGGCAGCAGCGGCTCTGGCGCCAGGGTGCCCGCTGCACGTTCTTCGAGAAACTTGCGGCCGATGTCCGGGAACATGGCATAGGTGAGCACATCTTCTTCGCTGGTGGCCAAAGCGCCGATCTCACCGCGCAGTCTGGTCATTTCCGGCTTGAGCAGGTCGGCCGGACGCACGTCGATCAGCTCTTCACTGCCGATGGCCTGACGGCGCAGTGTCTCGTCCACCTGCCCTGGCGCCTTGCCGTAGCCGCCAGTCAGGTAAAGCTTCACTTCATTGGTGATGGTTTTGTAACGCTCGCCGGCCAGCACGTTGAAAAACGCCTGGGTGCCGACGATCTGTGAAGTCGGGGTCACCAATGGCGGATAACCCAGGTCTTTGCGCACCCGCGGAATCTCGGCCAGCACTTCGCCCATACGGTTCAACGCGCCCTGCTCTTTGAGCTGGTTGGCGAGGTTGGAGATCATGCCGCCCGGCACTTGGT encodes the following:
- the oadA gene encoding sodium-extruding oxaloacetate decarboxylase subunit alpha encodes the protein MSKKIFVTDTILRDAHQSLLATRMRTEDMLPICDRLDKVGYWSLEVWGGATFDACVRFLKEDPWERLRQLRAALPNTRLQMLLRGQNLLGYRHYSDDVVRAFVAKAADNGIDVFRIFDAMNDVRNLRVAVEAVKASGKHAQGTIAYTTSPVHTIGAFVAQAKEMEAMGCDSVAIKDMAGLLTPYATGELVKALKAEQSLPVFIHSHDTAGLAAMCQLKAIENGADHIDTAISSFAWGTSHPGTESMVAALKGSEFDTGLDLELLQEIGLYFYAVRKKYHQFESEFTAVDTRVQVNQVPGGMISNLANQLKEQGALNRMGEVLAEIPRVRKDLGYPPLVTPTSQIVGTQAFFNVLAGERYKTITNEVKLYLTGGYGKAPGQVDETLRRQAIGSEELIDVRPADLLKPEMTRLRGEIGALATSEEDVLTYAMFPDIGRKFLEERAAGTLAPEPLLPIPEPGAVAKSGGEGVPTEFVIDVHGESYRVDITGVGVKAEGKRHFYLSIDGMPEEVVFEPLNEFVGSGIGKRAQASKPGHVSTSMPGNIVDVLVKEGDTVRAGQAVLITEAMKMETEVQAAVAGKVVAIHVAKGDRVNPGEILVEIEG